One window of Mesorhizobium sp. WSM4904 genomic DNA carries:
- a CDS encoding acyltransferase family protein: protein MNNSTRMPWVDTAKGLSIILVVMMYSAYNTGEYTGGVGFLHYVIGFATPFRMPEFFLISGLFLSQVIERPWRRYIDRRVVHYLYFYVLWAIISIGLKIGIFSRDPAGMLHDLAMAVVQPYGVLWFIYMLAMFGLVARILRELGAPHWIVIAAAAVLQIWAPHSESYALTQFAAYFVFFYLGFVMAPLVFRLVAWTQARPAITVAGLAAWAVVNGLLVYSPGYAVQPVGMQMGLAAWPPLHLALAVAGAVALCVAGGFLSKFAAMEWLRWLGEHSLVVYVAFTIPMSIFRGAALASGLLTDTGWLSLAVLLVSVISPVILYFIVKRTGFGNFLFERPAWAHIDRPVAGHISNKGVARPAREAT from the coding sequence ATGAACAACTCGACGCGCATGCCGTGGGTCGACACGGCAAAAGGTCTTTCGATCATCCTAGTGGTGATGATGTATTCCGCCTACAATACCGGTGAATATACCGGCGGCGTCGGCTTCCTGCATTATGTCATCGGCTTCGCGACACCCTTCCGGATGCCCGAGTTTTTCCTGATTTCCGGGCTGTTCCTGTCGCAGGTGATCGAGCGGCCGTGGCGGCGCTATATCGACCGGCGCGTCGTCCATTATCTCTATTTCTACGTGCTGTGGGCGATCATCTCGATCGGGCTGAAGATCGGCATCTTCAGCCGCGATCCGGCCGGCATGCTGCATGACCTCGCAATGGCCGTCGTCCAGCCCTATGGCGTGCTGTGGTTCATCTACATGCTGGCGATGTTCGGCCTCGTCGCGCGCATCCTGCGCGAACTCGGCGCGCCGCACTGGATCGTCATTGCGGCCGCCGCGGTGCTGCAGATTTGGGCGCCGCATTCGGAGAGCTACGCGCTTACGCAATTCGCCGCCTATTTCGTGTTCTTCTATCTCGGCTTCGTCATGGCGCCGCTGGTGTTCCGGCTGGTCGCGTGGACGCAAGCGCGGCCGGCGATCACCGTCGCGGGCCTGGCCGCATGGGCGGTCGTCAACGGCCTGCTCGTCTATTCGCCGGGTTATGCCGTTCAGCCGGTCGGCATGCAGATGGGCCTGGCGGCATGGCCGCCGCTGCATCTTGCGCTCGCCGTCGCCGGCGCGGTGGCGCTCTGCGTCGCCGGCGGCTTCCTGTCGAAATTCGCCGCGATGGAATGGCTGCGCTGGCTCGGCGAGCATTCGCTGGTCGTCTATGTCGCCTTCACCATCCCGATGTCGATCTTCCGCGGCGCGGCGCTTGCGAGCGGCCTTCTGACCGACACCGGCTGGCTCAGCCTCGCGGTGCTGCTCGTTTCAGTGATCAGCCCGGTCATTCTCTATTTCATCGTCAAGCGCACCGGCTTCGGAAACTTCCTCTTCGAGCGGCCGGCCTGGGCGCATATCGACAGGCCGGTTGCCGGCCATATCTCGAACAAGGGGGTTGCGCGGCCGGCGCGCGAGGCGACCTGA
- a CDS encoding DUF5074 domain-containing protein, with protein sequence MKRAAAEILREYGPFPDAERINGVTYDGKNVWFATGDKLKALDPDSGTIVRSIDVASHAGTAFDGEHLYQIGEDRIHKVDPKTGEVVATIPAPGNGGDSGMAWAEGSLWVGEYRAHKIHQIDPETGKVIRTIESKRVVTGVTWVDGELWHATWEGEEGDLLRIDPETGDVLQEVAMPSGVSGLESDGGDCFFCGGGSSGKIKAVRRPSTVGK encoded by the coding sequence ATGAAACGAGCCGCCGCCGAGATCCTGCGGGAATATGGACCCTTCCCGGACGCCGAGCGCATCAACGGCGTCACCTATGACGGCAAGAATGTCTGGTTCGCCACCGGCGACAAGCTGAAGGCGCTTGATCCGGACAGCGGCACGATCGTGCGATCGATCGACGTCGCCTCGCATGCGGGAACCGCCTTCGACGGCGAGCACCTCTACCAGATCGGCGAGGACCGCATCCACAAGGTCGACCCGAAAACCGGCGAGGTCGTCGCCACCATTCCGGCCCCCGGCAATGGTGGTGACTCGGGCATGGCCTGGGCCGAAGGTTCGCTCTGGGTCGGCGAATACAGGGCGCACAAGATCCATCAGATCGATCCAGAGACGGGCAAGGTGATCCGCACCATCGAATCGAAGCGCGTCGTCACCGGCGTCACCTGGGTCGACGGCGAGCTCTGGCATGCCACCTGGGAAGGCGAGGAGGGCGACCTCTTGCGCATCGATCCCGAGACGGGCGACGTGCTGCAGGAGGTGGCGATGCCCTCCGGCGTGTCGGGGTTGGAATCCGACGGTGGCGACTGCTTCTTCTGCGGTGGCGGCAGCAGCGGCAAGATCAAGGCCGTGCGCCGTCCCTCGACTGTCGGCAAATAG
- a CDS encoding helix-turn-helix domain-containing protein, giving the protein MDSLINAAGRALAAGDPLGALKRVALRDDAPALALRGIAMAQLGDFAKAKALLKSAARAFSPKEAVARARCVVAEAEIALVSRDLGWPEKALRTARTTLASHGDRVNAAYAGSLEARRLILIGRIDEAERLLAGFDPAPLPPVARVAHELAAAGIAVRRLRTKAARAALGRAALAAYEANIPALRAEVETASLVLNTPVARLISKGLEKPLQLDEVEALLASGALVIDACRNVVRQAGTAVPLATRPVLFALARTLAEAWPADAPREVLLRRAFRARHADESHRARLRVEMGRLRAELSALAEINATAAGFTLTPMSASEVVVLAPPVEEEHGAVLAFLADGESWSSSALAIALGASPRTVQRALEALSTQDKVRAVGRGRARRWMTPPMTGFPTVLLLPGPLPSD; this is encoded by the coding sequence ATGGACTCGCTGATCAATGCCGCCGGCCGCGCGCTTGCCGCGGGTGACCCGCTCGGCGCCTTGAAGCGCGTCGCGCTGCGCGACGACGCGCCGGCGCTGGCGCTGCGCGGCATCGCGATGGCGCAACTCGGCGACTTCGCCAAGGCCAAGGCGCTGCTGAAGAGCGCGGCCCGCGCCTTCAGCCCGAAGGAGGCAGTGGCGCGGGCCCGCTGTGTCGTCGCCGAAGCCGAGATCGCGCTCGTCTCGCGCGATCTCGGCTGGCCGGAGAAGGCGTTGCGAACCGCAAGGACGACGCTTGCATCGCATGGCGATCGCGTGAATGCGGCCTATGCAGGAAGCCTCGAGGCGCGTCGGCTGATCCTGATCGGCCGTATCGACGAGGCCGAGCGCCTGCTTGCCGGCTTCGATCCGGCGCCGCTGCCACCGGTCGCGCGCGTCGCGCATGAGCTCGCGGCCGCGGGCATCGCGGTCAGGCGTTTGCGGACGAAAGCTGCGCGCGCGGCGCTCGGCCGGGCGGCGCTTGCGGCCTACGAAGCCAACATCCCGGCGCTGAGGGCGGAGGTCGAAACCGCATCGCTGGTGCTGAACACGCCCGTCGCGCGGCTCATATCGAAGGGCTTGGAAAAGCCGCTCCAACTCGACGAGGTCGAAGCGCTGCTCGCATCCGGCGCGCTCGTCATCGACGCCTGCCGCAATGTCGTGCGCCAGGCTGGTACGGCGGTCCCGCTGGCGACGCGGCCGGTGCTGTTTGCATTGGCGCGCACGCTTGCCGAAGCGTGGCCCGCAGATGCGCCGCGGGAGGTGCTGCTGAGGCGCGCCTTCAGGGCCAGGCACGCGGACGAATCGCATCGCGCTCGGCTCCGGGTCGAGATGGGACGGCTGCGCGCTGAACTCAGCGCGCTGGCTGAAATCAACGCGACGGCGGCCGGTTTTACGCTCACGCCGATGAGTGCCAGCGAAGTCGTGGTGCTCGCTCCGCCTGTCGAGGAGGAGCATGGGGCAGTGCTCGCCTTCCTGGCCGACGGCGAGTCGTGGTCGAGCTCGGCGCTGGCGATCGCGCTTGGCGCCAGCCCGCGCACCGTGCAGCGCGCGCTGGAGGCGCTTTCCACGCAGGACAAGGTGCGAGCGGTCGGGCGCGGCAGGGCGCGCCGCTGGATGACGCCGCCGATGACCGGATTCCCGACTGTCTTGTTACTCCCGGGTCCGCTGCCGAGCGACTAG
- a CDS encoding DUF899 family protein, producing the protein MTQQMHTPPVVSPEAWEGAYDEMLVKEKALTRARDALAAERRRMPWMLVVKDYVFEGPNGKASLLDLFEGRRQLIIYRAFFEPGVYGWPEHACRGCSLGADQVGNLAHLNARDTTLAYASRAPQADIQRLKQRMDWKMPWYTITDSWDKDFGVDEWHGHNVFIHDGDRIFRTYFVNNRGDEAFGTVWSYLDVTPLGRQEVWEDSPKGYPQTQTYKWWNWHDNYEAGAAPDQRWVEVSDAGEAAFRNKDA; encoded by the coding sequence ATGACCCAGCAAATGCACACACCACCGGTCGTTTCGCCAGAGGCCTGGGAAGGCGCGTATGACGAGATGCTGGTGAAGGAAAAAGCCCTTACCCGCGCCCGCGACGCTTTAGCCGCCGAGCGCCGCCGCATGCCGTGGATGCTCGTCGTGAAGGATTATGTGTTCGAAGGCCCGAACGGCAAGGCAAGCCTGCTCGATCTTTTCGAAGGCCGCCGGCAGCTGATCATCTACCGCGCCTTCTTCGAGCCGGGCGTCTATGGCTGGCCGGAGCATGCCTGCCGCGGCTGCTCGCTCGGCGCCGACCAGGTCGGCAACCTTGCCCATCTCAACGCCCGCGACACCACGCTTGCCTATGCCTCGCGCGCGCCGCAGGCCGACATTCAGCGGCTGAAGCAGCGGATGGATTGGAAGATGCCCTGGTACACCATCACCGACAGCTGGGATAAGGATTTCGGCGTCGACGAATGGCACGGCCACAACGTCTTCATCCACGACGGCGACCGCATCTTCCGCACCTACTTCGTCAACAACCGCGGCGACGAGGCGTTCGGCACGGTGTGGAGCTATCTCGACGTCACCCCGCTCGGCCGCCAGGAGGTGTGGGAGGATTCGCCCAAGGGCTATCCGCAGACCCAGACCTACAAATGGTGGAACTGGCACGACAACTACGAAGCGGGCGCCGCCCCCGACCAGAGATGGGTCGAGGTGTCGGATGCCGGCGAAGCGGCGTTCCGCAATAAGGACGCCTGA
- a CDS encoding AraC family transcriptional regulator, which produces MVSSIAIPMNNLPNPIGTDAGRRRQLVDLAGALAERIGYNATALESVRVLRTEAVLHDVPVLYEPGAVFVLQGSKRGILEQEVYLYDEEHYLAVSVPVPFRMESMASPDRPLLAVYVEFDMRLAAEIAAQLETHSVPASGKPRSLVSSRMGTDIEDVLLRLLKALRSPAETAVLGSSLLRELHYRVLIGPQGGAMIAALQQRGRSGRIVRSLAWLRENYSCEISVADLAREAGMSVPSYHVHFKEMTGSSPMQYVKAMRLHEARLVIARTGRIAHVAASVGYASAAQFSRDFKRHFGRTASEEMNLVRRHLGELAWAE; this is translated from the coding sequence ATGGTGTCTTCGATCGCGATCCCTATGAATAACTTGCCAAATCCTATTGGAACGGACGCCGGACGAAGACGGCAACTGGTCGACCTGGCTGGAGCTCTCGCCGAACGCATTGGATACAACGCCACCGCACTCGAGAGCGTGCGGGTGCTCCGGACGGAGGCTGTGCTTCATGACGTCCCGGTGCTTTATGAACCCGGCGCGGTGTTCGTCCTGCAGGGAAGCAAGCGAGGCATCCTCGAACAGGAGGTCTACCTCTATGACGAAGAACACTATTTGGCGGTGTCGGTGCCGGTTCCGTTTCGAATGGAGTCGATGGCCAGCCCCGATCGTCCGTTGCTTGCGGTCTATGTCGAGTTCGACATGCGGCTGGCGGCCGAGATTGCAGCGCAGCTGGAGACGCATTCCGTTCCCGCAAGCGGTAAGCCGCGAAGTCTCGTATCAAGCAGGATGGGCACCGACATCGAGGACGTCTTGCTGCGCCTGCTGAAGGCGCTTCGCAGCCCTGCCGAGACCGCCGTTCTTGGATCAAGCCTGCTGCGCGAGCTGCATTACCGGGTGCTTATTGGCCCGCAAGGCGGCGCAATGATCGCGGCCCTGCAGCAGAGGGGCCGGTCGGGAAGGATCGTGCGGAGCCTCGCATGGCTGCGGGAAAACTACAGCTGCGAAATCTCGGTCGCCGATCTGGCGAGAGAAGCGGGCATGAGCGTGCCTTCCTACCACGTCCATTTCAAGGAGATGACCGGAAGCAGCCCCATGCAGTACGTGAAAGCGATGCGGCTGCATGAGGCAAGGCTGGTGATCGCGCGCACGGGCAGGATCGCTCATGTCGCGGCTTCGGTCGGCTATGCGAGCGCGGCTCAGTTCAGCCGCGACTTCAAGCGGCATTTTGGGCGCACGGCTTCTGAAGAGATGAACTTGGTCCGTCGCCATCTGGGCGAGCTCGCCTGGGCGGAGTAG